The Elaeis guineensis isolate ETL-2024a chromosome 14, EG11, whole genome shotgun sequence genomic sequence TAGCAACATAAGGCACATGGATTAATGCACATGAAAGAGGTGGTGAAGTCCAATTTTATCAAGTAGCAAATTGattatttattaaatgggtcaaaaactCAAATATGAACCTGACATATCTATTAAAGTATATGTACAACAAAAAATAGATAACCTAATTCGCCCCGTATAACcaatttattaaacagatcaagtTAGGTTAAAAGATTAAACGAGCTAAACTGATTAAACAAATTAAACAAGTCGCATTGAATAGGTCAAAAATAGATTAATcagattttaaataaattaaacatatTTTCAATAGATCAAATAGAACAGATTATAGCCCAACCTAATTATTAAACAGATTAACcagatcaaaaatctaaatataaacctaacgcatttaataaataggtctaaatgggttgatctatttatgatccaaaCTCACTTATATTATATCCAAACCAACTTAACATGGATTGTTCATGAGTTGGATTAACGGATTATGTCATAAATTGCCCCCCTTAGTAGCAAGTTGACGTAGGATACTTTATATTCATCTTGGAAGCCTTGAACCATGCAAGAGATAAAGCTGAAGTGTAGAAGCTCACATCCATCCTGTTTAGCAACCTTTCTTTAAGCTGGTGTCATGTTTAGTTAAGTAGACCTTGTAACGTTACTGtataatagataaataaaaaaaaatctagcagAAGGTTTTACTTCGGTCCATTTGTGGATCTTATACATATGTGTCATTTAGTATCATAAGGCATAATCACTTTTCTTCATCAGCATCTCGTTAATAGACTTGCTCAATGAACAGATCGAGCTCAGCCTAACATACCACATCATTTAGTTAGGCTTAGGCCGACCTGACCTAACCTTTAGGCCAACTTCCCAAGCTCAAGCCCCTTACTTAATGGGCTTTGGTCTTCCTAGTTTTCTCTCTATTCAAAATCCAATGGTGGAGCAGCTTGGGGGGAAGGACTTAGTGTTGACTGTGGAGCTAGAATGAGGGGCCCTTGACCTTGGCAAAGGGCATGACAGCATAGTAAATGGCATGGTTTTCAGTAGTGCCGTGGTAGTCATGGTCGAAGAGGATGCTGCTGAGGTGGAGTGTGGCATAGGGCATATTGATGTCAGCTTAGGAAGAGTTGAAATTGTGACCGATCTCAACCTTGATAAGATTCATGTAGATGCCCCAACTATAGAAGACGGCAAAGATGGAGTCaatagagaaggagagagggatgaTGTAGTCAACCTCATCATTAGTGATGATGGCAAGCATGAATTGGGGGAGGAGGAGGGCATCGACATAGAAAGACAAGGGACGCCGCGGAGAAGCAGTGTCAGAAGCGTAGCCAGCCATGATGGCAACAACGAGCATGAATTGGTGGAGAAGAGGGCATTAGTGTGAAGGGGCAGGGACATGGCAGTGGAAGCCCAACCGGCCAACCGGCCATGAAgtcattgatgcagagaatgagaGGGGGGAGGGACAAGTTTTAGGAGAGTGGGAGGTGGTGGTGGAGGTGGAGAGAAAGCCAAGGGTGTAGCCAAGAGAGGAGGAGATGGGAAGGAGGCTAGCAATAACCTGAGCCACAGCTACCtccttttttaatcaaaattgggctcaagttattaaaaaaaaaatcaaaaatcaaaacttggcTAGATCGTGGAACTTGGACTTAGAGCAAAATCAAAATCaagttataaaataaataaataaaataaaacaaaaatcagACTTAGGCTGATGGGCTtagagtctctctctctctctctctctctatatatatatatatatatatatatatatatatatattatagaacTAAGCTCAAATCAAGCCTATGTATACTCGAGTTTAGCCTGTTTAATAGGCAGACTTAAATTTCAAGCCTATTCTAGCTCGTTGTACTTAAAAATCAAGTACAGATCTGTCCAAAATAATAGAAATTCGAGCAAGCCAAATGAACTACTTAAATTTGAATAAATCTACTAGTTACTACTATGGATACAATCGGCCGAATCAAATAGCTAGAAGCTCGAGCTCAATTCGATTTAAAATTTTCGAACTCCAAACTTTACTTGAGattgatcaaatcttaatattCAAACTCAAGCTtgacttaatcaaaaaaaaaaaataatactggAGGTTGCCTCAACTCAACTCATATATCAATCGAGCCTTAATTCGAGCCTAGGTTCAAGCTCGAATTCGAGCCTTAATCATTATTGACTTTTAAAAGTCAAAAGTTacgtcagattaaaaaaaatataaatattaagtttaaaatactaaattaatagagtaaattataaatttttttttgaagtttatGTTTATTACATTTTCACCTTGTTGtgattctaataatgtggagggcaccaatagtcccacatcgattgtgagtcaagagggactcgcacttataagaagaaaaaaatccttCCCATATGAGGCGCTTTTTAAGAACAAAACCGTGAGGCCTATGGGCCAGAGCAGATAATATCTTACATGACGGGCCAAGTCTTTGTCCGCAATAATGGTGCGCCAGGAAGGAGTCGACATCCGTCTCGATTCCTGGAGTTGAGATCTGCCTCGACTGACCGTGGGGCTCTCAAACTATATACATCAGAGTCCTCCTTGACTGAGAggctctgttgtggttctaataatgtaaaagtaccaatagtcccacatcgattatgagTCAAGGAGGACTCGtgcttataaggagaaaaaaattcttcccacATAAGgtaccttttaaaggacaaaatcatgAGATTTATGGACcaaaacggacaatacctcacatgacGGATCGAACCTTTATCCGCAACACACCTCATAGTTTGTAAAATCTATACTTGCATCGAGTTAAATGAATGATGTTAGTAAAACTATTTGCCTCATCTGAAAAGTCGAAATTATCTCCAGGGGGAGAGAAGGAGACACATATTTTCTGATATCCTTGGATAGTTTTTATATCACTTAAtactaatttagttattttttaaactttctcTGGTGTGATATATGAGTCCCATAAGATTAATCGTTTGCCTACTCTTTTTTTAAGTTATGAGTTAAAATGTTAGGtaataaaaattctcaaaagAACAAGTGTAGGTTTTTCAAATTATTAAATGTAAGTATAATTTATTtctaatctcaaaaaaaaaatataatttatttaaattgataatatatattataaataaaatataaaattattaaaaatatatgtagTAAATTAGGTTTGTGGACTTTCgagtcaaatattttaaaatcggAGCTTGTctcaaatttaataataattgagTCAAAATGGGCTTGGATCTAAGCCGGTCCGAGTAGTTCATATCCGTAATTACAGCCACTTTGCACTCTTGTCTGTACTCCGTTTGGCTTTTCTTCTCAAGTTGTTCTTTCCTTGGATGCCACTTGTCTCCATGCTTCGTCAGACCGCAGCAGATCTCTCTCCATAAATAAATAGAGCACCATCGTTGCCTTATTCAGGAGTCACCTCGAGTATAaagtttaaatccaaaaataaaaaatcacaaATACCCCGGTGGGAAAGATTGGAACAGCGAGAAAAAGGTTCCGCCACCCTCGCGACGACGGAAGGCCCAAGCCAGCTTCCCCAGCGCTTCATTCCTATCCATTCCCCATTCAAGaggttaaattattttaataggCGGCATCTTTTTCGTGTTAGAGAAACAGCTTGCAAAGCCTGCACTAAGAAGTGCTACAAAAGCACGGGAATCCCTCCCACAGCACGCAACACCGCCACCTCTGCTGCAAGCAATGCTTCTCGTGGATTCCTCCCTTCTACCACATCCCAGGCCTTCTCTTTGTAATACCACCTCGGTTCCCGGAGTCCTATATTTCTGGGGCCGGTTCACATCCCAGAGATCATCCACCATGGCAATCACGCATGATGATTTGTCCCTCAGGGCCCACCGGAACACCGAAGTCAGGAGCAGGCTAGCTCTCTTCCTTGTGGCTCTATCCGTGGTCTGTGGCCTCTTCAGCTTCGTTTTATGCCTCGCCGCTGAGGGCTCGAGGACTGAGGTAAGCGTTAATGTGTTAAGGCCCCATGCTGAGTGCACAAAGCGTTTTGCGCCCTTTGAATCATCATTGAATACTTTGGCAGGCCACTTGGTATATCGTGGGCAACCAAGGCAATGGCGTTAAGGCATACCAGTGCGTCTACGACGGGAGCGGTCGGAGACCGCTGGGGTTTGCTGTGAGTGCATTCTTGCTGCTTGCGGTGGCCATGTTCGCAGAGCATGCCTATATGTTGGTTGCAGTTATAAGCTCTAAACCTCCGGCATCACTAGCCTGGTCCCCAGAGGATCCACGCTTGCCATCATCCTCCAAAATTCTTGCATGGCaggcctgttttctttttctggcaaCCTGGTAAGAATGTCTACATGTGCATCAAAAATCCAACTGCAGCTATCATCACCACATACGCCATGCCATATATCATCTGTCAAAGCCTGCATGGAAATGTGGTGACATGGAACAAACAGAGCAAAGAAATTTTGACCATTTGTGTTTTGCTTGCAGGATCTGTTTTACCATCGCTGAGGTGCTTCTGATGATTGGCATGGCCGTGGAATCCAGCCATCTGAGCCAATGGACAAAACCAAGGCCCAGCTGCCATGTAATTCGGCCAGGGTTATTTGCAGCAGCAGGAATTTTTGGATTGATAACGGTCTTCCTTGGGATCGCCCTGTATCTAACTGCCCTGAGGACACAATCGTTGCAGCAGGTGGCGGAAGGCACGCAGAGAGGAGCACCCAACACGGCTCACCAGCATCACGTAACCCCCAGTGCGCCAGAAGAGCCACATGCCGCGAGGGCACATCAAAGCCAGCCCCCGCAGGAGAATCCCTCACTCCAAAAGACCTCATCTTCAGCGTAACTTCAAATGGATTTTGGGTATGACAGCCATGTGCCTCATGATGATTTCACTGTAATTGAATTCAGTAAAATTCTTTATTCCACTACTTCATAAGCTGGGAGCTCTCAAACCAAAAACCTGAGGCCGCCTAGCGGATTGACAACAGGATTTCTTGAAAAATAACACTGTCATTACTGTTCCATAAAAATTTCCAACTGGTTAGTAATCAAACTATCACAAGAGAGAGCACTGGTGTTAGTTTACCAAACAATAAAGTGACAGCTTACAAACGGCATCAAACACAGTTTATTCTGCTTTCATTTTTTACATGTAGAAGCAAACTACCCTGAAAAACTGAATACTTGCATTGCTTGAAGAGAGAATTAAAAGGTGGTTCATCAGTCTTTTCACCTAGAAACTGTCGTCCGGCTTCGTCGTTTTCCTTCCATGGCATCCTTCTTTCTTCTGCACTCAACACAAAGATAAGGGCCCTCCTGTGGTTTTGATGTGGGTGAAAAATAAGAACCTACAGTAGCAGATAAACCCTCATTTGGTGTTTGATCCACTTGGCATATTGCACATCGGAAAGGCCCTGAGTTTGCCTTCAATGGGAAATTTTTACCCAACCTACATGAAAGCAGGTTTAGAGTAAGAATCTTCTCTAACGCACAAGGTAACAAGCATATTATGCCAAAGATTTACAAAAGACATGCTAGGGTCAAGTGAAACCGGCTCCCTAGGTAGACTGGCCACTCAACAGTAGAAATAATCTTAAACCTACTAAGAATCTATTCAACAAAAATCTAGATGTAAAGTGTACAAACTTACTTTCCATCATTCATGCAAACTAGGGATACGATACCCAAGAGTTAGATACATCAATCAGTAAGCCTAGGTGATAAACAAACTTACTCCAGTGGTCAGCCTAAACTACAAAATGCTGAACACATAAATCCCCATGCACATGCAAACAAAAGCCCGATCAACATAAGGAGAATCCTTGCCAAGTGCACTTTTAAGAAAGCATATGCTCACCATTGGGTGATTATTTTCCATATCCTTTTTGTTTTTTGAGCATGTGAAGCCCGGCCCAACTGAGCCAATTTTGGACTGAAGTTGGCAAGTCCTGCTAGCTTCAAttcaagatttgaaaaaaaaattagattggaaCAGGAGAGGTCGTAATCGCCTGCCCGATCCTTGCCATGGGAGATAAGGCCACCGACCGGTGGCCGGTGAGGATGCCCCAGGCTGGTGCAGATGCGGCAGATAGCTGTTGGAGGCTGCTGCAACCAGCAAAGGGTCGGCATTAGGTCGGCCTTATCCCTTCCGCAATCCTTTTCTATCTAAACCCCACCTCTTGCGATTAAGCCACCACCGAAACCCATCTCCACCTCCTCGCCCTCCTTCCTCACCTCCAACAGCTGTCATGCTGCTACAACTGAGATTAATCACCCAAAAACCCCCACTTCCTCTCAAATTTCCCTGTTTTCTTCTCTCAGGGACTTTTGGGTTTGTTTTGCCGCTAGAAACCAGCACCACTGCAACCTATGACCATCGTCACCTCCAGTGAACCTCCTTCCCTCACCCTCTTCCACTTTCCCTCAAATGAAGCCCACATCTCCAATTTTCAGCCGAGCGAACACCCTGTTCCATGATATTTCTTTTGAGATTCGGCCATTCTTCTTAGTCGCCACCACTGCCAACTACCTTAATTGGCCGATGACCCACCCTGCCGCCAAGGCCTGATGACCACCAAGcctccctcctccctcctcttttctcttccttttttttttttccctccctcCCTCGCTGCTACCaccctcttctttttttcctttctttcgtcCCATTCCCTCATGAATTAATTATTCATGTAATTTCTATACTTTCATGCTTGTCAATTTCTCTTCTTTGATCCTTACACCAAATACTATGATCACTGATGGATCAAACCTCGACTTTGATTTTACCttgctcatctctctctctccgtcCCTCCTTTCTATTTCGATTGATTGATCCAGATCAAGcctaattttctattttttttttaatttgtgaaTTAGATCTCACTTAGGGACCTTAGTTTGATTAGGTGGAAATGCGGATCCACATAGCGAGGCATGATCGTGACCCAATCCTCTGCATATAGGTAACCATGAACTCTATttaaatatatgtattaaataattattagatCCAGGGATTGGTCAAGACTCCTGGATATTAGGCTGGCTTCAGTGATTTGGACTAGAACCtgctatgaaaaaaaataagctATCCGATGCTTTATAGAAGTCTAATAAGATGTTTAATTATTTTGGGACTTAGTCGATTTTCCTGATTGGTGAAATTTCACAAAATTTTAGGATGAAAATTGTAAGTTACCTCTATCCCTAGTATGTTTTATCATGGACATGATCTAATTTGAATATTTGTTTAGTGCTATGATATTATGTTTAAATTAAGTAtcttatatgaaaatattttgtaaAATGTTGAATCGAATGTACATGATTTTCTTGGACACAATTTGTATTTTATTGTATCAAGAACACATTATGTGTCGGTTCCACTGCTCTCTAGTCTGGTTATGATCAAACGAATTCAGGATCTAGTCTCCTTCCAACCTTCAATGGGCAATCACTTGTACACACCGTTTGATAGTGTATTATAGTTAGAAGCTAGTTTTCTTTTGAACCTAGACAGACGAAAATTTTATCACCAGACATGCTGACAAGAACATGTTTCGCTGTGTGATATCAGAGCTAATTTTCTTTCGACCTTTAGTGGGGCAATCACTAGCGCATAACCGATGGACAGTATATTATAATTAGGATCTAATCTCTTTCGAGGCTTGTCATGGGCTAATCGTGGCCATAGTCAACGGGACCGAAAGAGTAAGAGTGGATAGTTGACCATTGattgtttgaaaaatttatttagacCAAATGCACATTTTGATTCTATATTGATTGATATGACATGTTTCCGTActcactaaaatatttttatgaaaaatcatgcaatctgaaaacttatttttcttgCACAAGATATTTAATTGAACTAGAGATTTTGGTAACTTACTGAGTCTGTAAAGCTCTCtccctttttctattttttttattcaaaaaagcaTATGGGGCATTGGGGCCAAGCAATGAGGAGCGTAGGACTTTAGATACAATTTGCTTAGTTTggtttttgaataaatattgatTTATCCTTATTGGTCTTTATGAAccatttttattgaataaatgtATTAGAAGTTTGTTGTTGTTACCACTACCTGATATTGATATGAATAGATATAAATAAGAAGGCAAACCTTGCATGTCCTGTGGGGATAAACTCTACGGGTATACAGCCATATGCCACACCCCCAACTCAAGCCATTGGGTCAGGGTGTGATAGAGTAGCATGCAGGATTTGAGCCTGAACCTCCAACGACGAGCCCTTCAGGGAGAAGTGCCAACTATCTAAGCTAATAATTGTTGGCATTATTTGTATTAGTTCAGAAGTTATTGCTATCCCTTCTTTGTACATACCACTATTCCTCCTTCAAGCTTCAACAATTTTAGTTGGCCCATTTATGTGATCACATTTATCACTTCattatatcataatatcattagaattttttttaataacaatGAAGAATAAAACTTACAGCCACGAAAATCCAATTTGATATCC encodes the following:
- the LOC105057416 gene encoding uncharacterized protein, producing the protein MLLVDSSLLPHPRPSLCNTTSVPGVLYFWGRFTSQRSSTMAITHDDLSLRAHRNTEVRSRLALFLVALSVVCGLFSFVLCLAAEGSRTEATWYIVGNQGNGVKAYQCVYDGSGRRPLGFAVSAFLLLAVAMFAEHAYMLVAVISSKPPASLAWSPEDPRLPSSSKILAWQACFLFLATWICFTIAEVLLMIGMAVESSHLSQWTKPRPSCHVIRPGLFAAAGIFGLITVFLGIALYLTALRTQSLQQVAEGTQRGAPNTAHQHHVTPSAPEEPHAARAHQSQPPQENPSLQKTSSSA